From Cyclobacteriaceae bacterium, a single genomic window includes:
- a CDS encoding ligase-associated DNA damage response DEXH box helicase, which translates to MKKNDPDIQKAVDWFNKMNWKPFAFQQEAWLAHLDGKSGMINAPTGSGKTYSLTVPILLEGLGSKEKKIQAIWIAPIRALAKEIQIAATNATEGLGSSWKIGVRSGDSTAAQKVKQKEKPPQFLITTPESLHLLLSHKKYAEYFSELKTIVVDEWHELMGSKRGVQMELALSRLKTVAPGLKIWGISATIGNMEQSLQVLLGSDYYKKTHTVIKADIHKEVEIVSVFPDKLERMPWAGHLGIHLLNKAIDIVRNNRSTLIFTNTRSFAEIWYQKMLDVAPELSGQIAMHHGSISQKIRHWVEDQLHEGKLKAVVCTSSLDLGVDFRPVEAIIQVGSPKGVARFLQRAGRSGHQPGAVSKIHFLPTHSLELVESAAVREAMKRNIVEDRIPYLRSFDVLVQYLVTLAVSDGFREEEIFKEVKGTTSFESITEEEWQWALRFITTGGESLTAYDEYRKVEVDNGIYHVENRRIALKHRLSIGTIVGDASLFVRFVSGKNLGTIEEGFISRLNPGDVFWFAGQTLELVRVKDMEVQVRKSKKKSARVPSWQGGRMPLSSQMSEMIRFKINEAAEGRNDDEEMKFLKPLMQLQSDRSHLPKKNEFLIEYFETSEGHHVVMYPFEGRLVHEGLASLVAYRISQIKPITFSIAMNDYGFELLSDQEIPIYEAIETDLLGVDNLLKDIQASINSVEMARRKFRDIASIAGLIFKGYPGQKVRDKHIQSSSQLFFNVFHDYDATNLLLLQSYEEVMDFQLEEARMRKALERIASQRIIVKEPEAPTPFAFPIIVDRLSRDKLTSERLEDQVKKMLLKYDS; encoded by the coding sequence GTGAAAAAAAACGATCCTGACATTCAAAAAGCTGTTGATTGGTTCAATAAAATGAACTGGAAACCCTTTGCTTTTCAGCAGGAGGCTTGGTTAGCTCATTTGGATGGAAAGAGCGGCATGATCAACGCTCCAACTGGAAGTGGTAAAACGTATTCGCTAACCGTCCCCATTTTGCTGGAAGGGCTCGGTAGTAAGGAAAAAAAAATTCAGGCCATCTGGATTGCACCTATTCGTGCACTGGCAAAGGAAATACAGATTGCAGCTACAAATGCGACTGAAGGGCTTGGATCTTCCTGGAAGATCGGCGTACGCTCAGGTGATTCAACGGCGGCTCAAAAAGTAAAGCAAAAAGAGAAACCACCTCAGTTTCTCATCACCACACCAGAAAGCTTGCATTTGTTGCTTTCCCATAAAAAATACGCTGAATATTTCTCAGAACTCAAGACGATTGTTGTGGATGAATGGCATGAGTTGATGGGATCTAAACGTGGTGTGCAAATGGAACTCGCACTATCCCGACTTAAAACTGTAGCTCCAGGTTTGAAGATATGGGGAATTTCAGCAACCATTGGAAACATGGAACAGTCCCTACAGGTTTTGTTGGGATCTGATTATTATAAGAAAACGCATACAGTTATCAAGGCTGATATTCATAAAGAAGTGGAAATCGTTTCTGTGTTTCCTGACAAGCTCGAACGAATGCCGTGGGCAGGTCATCTCGGAATTCATTTATTGAATAAGGCAATAGACATTGTTCGTAATAATAGGAGCACACTCATCTTTACCAATACCCGATCTTTTGCTGAGATCTGGTATCAGAAAATGCTGGATGTTGCACCTGAACTTTCAGGGCAAATCGCAATGCATCATGGATCCATCAGTCAGAAGATCAGACACTGGGTTGAGGATCAGCTTCATGAAGGAAAGTTGAAGGCGGTAGTATGTACCTCTAGCCTTGACCTTGGCGTTGATTTTCGTCCTGTTGAAGCAATTATCCAGGTTGGAAGCCCGAAAGGGGTAGCAAGATTTCTTCAACGTGCAGGCCGTAGCGGTCATCAACCTGGAGCGGTGAGTAAAATTCATTTTCTACCAACCCATTCGCTTGAGTTGGTAGAATCCGCAGCGGTTAGGGAAGCGATGAAAAGGAATATTGTTGAAGACCGCATTCCGTATCTCAGATCTTTTGATGTGCTGGTTCAATACCTTGTGACATTGGCGGTGTCTGATGGATTCAGGGAGGAAGAAATATTCAAGGAAGTGAAAGGTACCACTAGCTTTGAGTCAATCACGGAAGAGGAGTGGCAGTGGGCGTTGCGTTTCATTACGACAGGCGGTGAATCATTAACTGCATATGATGAGTATCGTAAAGTGGAAGTTGACAACGGCATCTATCATGTTGAAAATAGAAGGATTGCACTCAAGCACAGGCTATCAATCGGTACGATCGTGGGTGATGCTTCTTTATTTGTCAGGTTTGTCTCGGGAAAGAATCTTGGAACCATTGAAGAAGGATTTATATCACGATTGAATCCAGGAGATGTATTCTGGTTTGCAGGACAAACGCTCGAATTGGTTCGTGTCAAAGATATGGAAGTGCAGGTCCGCAAGAGTAAAAAGAAGTCTGCCCGTGTTCCTTCCTGGCAGGGAGGAAGGATGCCGCTCTCATCACAGATGAGTGAAATGATTCGTTTTAAGATCAACGAGGCAGCAGAAGGACGAAATGATGATGAGGAGATGAAGTTTCTAAAGCCATTGATGCAATTGCAGTCCGATCGGTCTCATCTCCCCAAAAAGAATGAATTTCTGATAGAGTATTTTGAAACAAGTGAAGGTCATCATGTAGTCATGTATCCATTTGAAGGACGACTTGTACATGAAGGCCTGGCTTCGCTGGTAGCATATCGCATTTCTCAAATCAAACCGATTACGTTCTCCATCGCTATGAATGATTACGGTTTTGAATTACTTTCTGATCAGGAGATTCCTATCTATGAAGCAATTGAAACGGATTTATTGGGTGTCGATAACCTGTTAAAAGACATTCAGGCAAGTATCAACTCAGTAGAAATGGCCAGAAGGAAATTTCGTGATATAGCATCGATTGCCGGACTGATCTTCAAAGGTTATCCTGGACAAAAGGTGCGCGACAAACATATTCAATCTTCCTCCCAGTTGTTTTTCAATGTATTTCATGATTACGATGCCACGAACCTACTGTTACTTCAGTCCTACGAAGAAGTGATGGATTTTCAATTGGAGGAAGCGAGAATGAGAAAGGCACTTGAGAGAATCGCCAGCCAAAGAATTATTGTTAAGGAACCTGAGGCACCGACGCCATTCGCTTTTCCGATTATCGTTGATCGTTTAAGCAGGGATAAATTAACCTCTGAAAGGTTGGAAGATCAGGTGAAGAAGATGTTGCTGAAATATGATTCTTAA
- a CDS encoding inorganic phosphate transporter, translating to MFELEFSYSVLLIICLIAACSFEFVNGFHDTANAVATVIYTNSLKPWVAVIWSGFMNSLGVFYGGIAVAMGIVNLLPVESLVDQNIAHSISMVAALLLSAIFWNLLTWYMGIPCSSSHTLVGSILGVGIAYSFLPGATSSAVNWVKAKEMGLALLISPLIGFAITIILMYLLRVTTKGKSYGDDLFKEPKKNAPPPTAIRGTLLLTCTFVSFFHGQNDGQKGVGLIMLILIGIVPGFFALNASYDARKLMDPIHKIESVISTIDPNPLSEPDKLRLRDASEMNGRLQATMINIGTISELPKEQRFEVRKDILVMDRNLNELLKKEEARVSESDKTVLKNSLKDLRKVTDYSPGWVIVMISLSLGLGTMIGWKRIVKTIGEKIGKEHLTYAQGASAEFVAATTIGLASSYGLPVSTTHVLSSGIAGSMVASKGVKNLQPDTVRNIIIAWCLTVPVVVLMSGTLFLIFRSIF from the coding sequence ATGTTTGAACTAGAATTTTCCTACTCGGTACTTCTGATCATCTGCCTCATTGCAGCCTGCTCTTTCGAATTTGTAAATGGATTTCATGACACTGCCAATGCAGTAGCAACAGTTATCTATACTAATTCCCTGAAGCCATGGGTAGCCGTCATATGGTCTGGTTTCATGAACTCACTTGGAGTTTTCTATGGTGGAATTGCAGTGGCGATGGGAATTGTAAATCTTCTTCCGGTTGAATCGCTCGTAGATCAGAATATAGCTCATAGCATATCCATGGTAGCGGCACTTCTATTAAGTGCTATTTTCTGGAATCTTCTTACATGGTACATGGGTATTCCATGTTCAAGCTCTCATACTTTGGTTGGATCAATCCTTGGAGTAGGAATTGCTTATTCATTTCTGCCAGGCGCCACTAGTTCTGCTGTGAACTGGGTGAAAGCAAAAGAAATGGGACTTGCACTTCTGATCTCACCATTGATTGGATTTGCCATCACTATTATCCTCATGTATCTTTTAAGGGTTACCACAAAAGGAAAATCCTATGGAGATGATCTGTTTAAAGAACCAAAAAAGAATGCTCCCCCACCAACAGCAATCCGCGGAACACTTTTATTGACCTGTACATTTGTAAGCTTCTTCCACGGACAGAATGATGGTCAGAAAGGTGTGGGACTTATCATGCTGATACTGATTGGAATTGTTCCCGGATTTTTCGCATTGAATGCAAGTTATGATGCAAGGAAACTAATGGATCCTATTCATAAAATAGAATCAGTTATCTCAACGATTGATCCAAATCCATTATCAGAACCAGATAAGCTCAGGCTACGGGATGCGTCCGAAATGAACGGTAGACTGCAGGCTACCATGATAAACATCGGTACCATCAGTGAACTTCCCAAAGAACAACGCTTCGAAGTTAGAAAGGATATTCTTGTAATGGATCGCAATCTCAACGAGCTTTTAAAAAAAGAAGAAGCCCGCGTCAGTGAAAGCGACAAGACTGTTCTAAAAAATAGTCTTAAAGATCTTCGTAAGGTTACAGACTATTCACCAGGCTGGGTAATCGTAATGATCTCTCTCTCTTTAGGTTTAGGAACAATGATCGGATGGAAACGAATCGTTAAAACCATCGGGGAAAAAATTGGTAAAGAACATCTTACCTACGCTCAGGGAGCCAGCGCCGAATTTGTGGCGGCCACTACTATTGGCCTTGCAAGCTCTTATGGATTGCCTGTCAGCACAACACATGTGCTTTCATCCGGGATTGCAGGAAGTATGGTAGCCAGTAAAGGCGTTAAGAACCTACAACCTGATACCGTAAGGAACATTATCATCGCATGGTGTCTTACAGTTCCTGTAGTAGTGCTGATGTCCGGAACATTATTCCTGATCTTTAGAAGTATATTTTAA